A single region of the Puniceicoccales bacterium genome encodes:
- a CDS encoding Amuc_1100 family pilus-like protein yields MNFTLTKKRATYLSAIIFLIILFLALPTLLLATIKKMTENKNLDEANRKLRLEVSHLQSTKPQPTEATLTSLRRRASAYELRSNIYLEEYRKYSLAITDSSAPKNEVDLYFSLMSLVKSLHTKAIKARISVPKDYYFAFEPYVKKDLIPRPEEIHLLYSQSLAILKLLSVLFKSNENEMALISVERESISLDKNKLDAPDTFSSAKFNSFRTKGAESSLFTITFAGYTRCFRNFLNGIAQKSLPVLFKEIKISPLDSKTKPDNKPQAKKEEKTIVVESRKSKIKVTVEWLFMNNNEELLRSEQVINE; encoded by the coding sequence ATGAATTTTACACTTACAAAAAAACGTGCTACCTATCTGTCCGCAATAATTTTTTTGATTATTCTATTTCTGGCATTGCCAACGCTGCTGCTTGCCACGATAAAAAAAATGACAGAAAACAAAAATTTAGACGAAGCCAACAGAAAACTCCGGCTAGAAGTCTCTCATCTCCAATCAACTAAGCCGCAACCAACCGAAGCCACGCTGACTTCCCTGAGACGCAGGGCCAGCGCCTATGAGCTTAGATCAAACATCTACCTGGAGGAATATAGAAAATATTCACTGGCGATAACGGACAGTTCCGCACCAAAAAACGAAGTCGATCTATATTTTTCACTGATGTCACTGGTTAAGTCACTGCATACAAAAGCAATCAAGGCCAGAATCAGTGTTCCGAAAGACTACTACTTTGCCTTTGAACCCTATGTAAAAAAAGATCTGATACCGCGGCCAGAAGAAATTCATCTGCTTTATAGCCAAAGCCTAGCCATACTGAAACTATTATCCGTGCTGTTCAAATCCAATGAAAATGAAATGGCACTGATTTCCGTGGAAAGAGAATCTATTTCCTTGGACAAGAACAAACTAGACGCACCGGATACATTTTCATCGGCAAAATTCAATAGCTTCCGAACCAAAGGAGCGGAATCCTCTCTGTTCACAATAACATTCGCCGGTTACACCAGATGTTTTCGCAATTTTCTGAACGGCATAGCCCAAAAATCCCTGCCTGTACTTTTCAAAGAAATAAAAATTTCGCCACTGGATTCGAAGACGAAACCAGATAATAAGCCCCAGGCTAAAAAGGAAGAAAAGACGATAGTTGTTGAATCGAGGAAATCAAAAATCAAAGTGACGGTGGAGTGGTTATTCATGAACAATAATG